From the genome of Homalodisca vitripennis isolate AUS2020 unplaced genomic scaffold, UT_GWSS_2.1 ScUCBcl_7168;HRSCAF=14730, whole genome shotgun sequence:
gtacagttctgaaacctattttattagctttatcaggtaaaaatacataagaatccatgatatttcttacttaattaacctttccaaaagttcagtatggctttattttactctttacaccaggaattcaggcgaaatctttcgcatagctgtaactcgctaacgaagcgttttcggacctatgtttatataacattttttcattatttttactagtacaatgtgctgtagaagtggggggagaacttcatgaatcaccctgtatatatatatatatagtatatatatatttcttgtgttcgtgtgtatgtgactgaattACTCCTAAATGACTGGaccaattttgattaaattttgtgtgttttcaatggaattcgagaatggttcagattcacaatttggtccactggaaaatgtttatttaattaatttttcatttgtaagtagttgttgattttgcaGTATTTTGCATTGGACCCGTCAGACtgcactacgacacgtaataaaaagtgaactgatgtttaacagctgttaacactttcagctgaagttcatcaaagaggcagaaacatttgtttacatttaaaattattgtaaagtgcttgatcaatagtgtaaatgcagattgcatagaagttattgcctaatttttaaatgtagattGCACCTGTAATCAATAAactctaatgcaatgaaaatactattaaacgctgttataaaaaccacctcattgtacaaaagccgtgaatgtttgcacataatacaatcgaatttggttagatcgaaggcaaatgaaaagagccgaaagaagccgctttatgatcgaaattggttttcgttgatacactTTCTTGATCGTAatacaaggcaaactccacaaaaAATACGGGAAATATcctagacagaaaattaattttaacagacagaATTTggttctttataacctaattagtttatcgagattcatctaaataaattaattgtactgaataacttatcaacacctagtcAATAACCACACAATGTAGCGACAAGAGATATGGTACACCCCTTCATAATatgctcacgaaggaacgactatcagttATCTCAGgggtgtttagaatgtgatagtaAAAGAGTACGTAAATATAGTgcactgtttttcaacaggaaactGCGTGCAAAGCCGCAGACAACTGctagtatatgtatgtatgtatgtgtatatatatatatatatatattttactgcagATGGTTGGtcttaaatatgtttagttttattggaCACAATGAAAGCAAGTGTGCATGACAACGTTTGTGGCCATtggtatatcaaaataatgaatgggatctaattttcaattaattaaatctggtgttccccagggatctgtcTTGGGACCATTcctatttttaatagcaataaatgatttCCCAGGTAATATACCATGCAAATCGGTATTATATGGCAGACGATACTACTTTAGTTTGGAGTGGAAAAGACATGAGAAAATTGCAAATAGATCAGAATGTATCAATGAATATTGCAGAGAGctggtttaaaacaaatcatttaaatataaataaaaaaaagacagaatcaattattttttcactaactaAATTAACTGAAGCAGAGTCTATTAAACTACTTGGCCTATACTTAGACAGCAGTTTGAAATGggatgtacatataaaatacctTTGCAAAAAGCTATCTAcaaatcatttatttactaagaaaatttaatctgtgTGTTAGTGGTGATATGTTGATCAATGCGTATTATGCCTTTTTTCACTCTCAGATTGTATATGGTATTactttatggggaaatagtaCTTATATGGAACAAGTTTTTAGATGGCAAAAATATGCTTTACGGaccaacatatatatatatatatgataaaaggACTGGACAATCGTGAATCTTGTTTTCccattttcaaagaattaaaaataatggcactcccatgtttatatatatatttctgtctaataaacgtaaaagaaaatttgcataaatataaaattagatctgATATACATAACTATAACACAAGAGAATAACTATGCCTATTGATATTGACGAAATCTATTGCATCACTGTATgattaatgattaataaaatcttgaatcttgtGAAGTAGATTTTAAGTTAAGAATGTGTGTGTGATTTAGTGTCGTGTGTTACAGCCGAGCTTGTGCCAATGGCCACGGACTGATCAGAAAGTATGGTCTAAACCTCTGCAGGACAGTGCTTCAGGGAGTACGCCTCAGAGATTGGATTCAAGAAGGTAgcttacaatttatattattgttttttatatagaacattaaaacatatattgtttaacatttagctattttagatttttaattgttaaataaccCTTCCCACGCCATAGGACGGATATTAGAATTTTAGACTGACCGAAActccaaatacagttatatccgatattatagattgtCTCTTGAAAAGTTTTTTAGTTTGCAAAAGGCCTCCGAAATGCCCAGTGTACGCTCCATCCTTATTGCGTTtaccaaggaagtatttataaacgaccttcactctgtAGCAGGGGGATgggagcgccctttgtctaactccgaccacTTGCTTGTCAGTTCTGCATCTCCTttagagccataaccaaacatatccgtgagGTGTATTACGGCTTTCTCAGTTGTCCACAAGGTGCGCGTCTACTACGTACCTAGTTATTTTGCAttcgtgtggtagtgttgtgattagtaaACGTACCAACTATGAgtagtttataaaacttttcagtttaattacattttattatcaaatttaaatttaatttaaggaaaatagttcttttaaaaattttatcagtAAATACGTCTACGCTAATTTCAAGTTAATATGGcctgtttttatactttttttgcttttaccttttataatttagttattataaacatttgatttaaagttaaagaaaaaataattgttacttggtgttataggaaagttaatggcgTGTGAAGGGTTAAGCCATAGTGTggaatatttatctaaaaaaatttacatggatttttttgtacattttttatggaTACGGTATGGAAATAATCTAATCCTGTTATTTTCTATAGTTTGCTGAAAAAGTTATTAACACATCATAATTACTTTGCCATGataggtatatatttatttctaatgatAATCTAAACAGTCAAACTTGTATAACTAAAATGAGTGCCAGTACTGAGTGTTCAACCTCTGTATATCAAGTGATGTTAATACACTTTCTCTATAGACATACGTCTCCATATTACCTACATTtggtatacaaaataaaacatttcagtatcATTTGACACTGAACATTACTACCCCAGAGGCCAAAACCACCccctgttttatatatatatatatatatatacacacacacacacacatcacacgtGCTTGCATGCACACATGTTATTTATATCTTGTACCAAGTTACAAacttgttttgagtttttttgggacaaatattttatataacaatgctTGTGACAGGAATAACTGTTCCCACAAAAACCCTACCTATTTATTCTTCCTGTGCTGGAAGGACTATGCCTGGCACTCAAAAGGTTAAAtatcattgtataaaaataatgtcatcTGCCtccattattttgatttataacaaataaaaaatggcaTATCTATTTTACATAGGTGAAATAGGTCTTGGTAAATAGTTGTCTAAATGTGTATGGCAAAGTGCATGTAATAAAGACATACTGACAAACTAAATACCGTGaacactgaaaattaaattaaattcagaagGGTTAATGaagataaaagtataaaaagaagAGTTTGAGTCTAAGTGTAAGTTACACATCTCGTACTTTTAAGTAACAATAATCTGACTCATCTGTATTGGaatgttgtttattataatgtatcccaaataaggtattttaaatctatattgctaggaacaatattgtaaaaatgatatttataaaatacacagaCTTGAGATATATTGctaagtattattttttcatgtttCAGCTGGACTGAAGAAGTGTCACAGTGAAGAGGTTTTCTGTGTACTGCAATCAACAACAGCAACCTTACAAATGTATCTAttacattaaactttaattttttattttaaaacttgttttcttttttgtaacaTGCATAGTCAACTGACATCTAAAATTGCTGAGTGCAACAAAGGAAAATGGTGACACCCCACACATGTTTTAAAACCCTTTTGCTGCCAGGCTTTGgtattataatttgattattttaacctagatagtattgtagatataaatttatccacctgaggaagagatcaatttatgcagatctcaaaatgtagtgttgCTTTTTTCTGAATCATTGAACAGTGGCAAATGTTTGGAAAAGTTCTGTTTCCTTTGCAgtcagtttacatttttattatattaaactgtctgggaaaattagaatatttataaatacaaacggAATAACCCATTAatagaagaataaaaatatggccaaatttttattataatacaaattaaaatcacatttatcCCTGAATACAAATGAAAAGGAAAGAAGATATgagaaattcaaaacattaaaatctccTCCCTTCTCCTCGAGGAAGTGGCCCACCCCGGAAATCCAGCTGATTACGACAAAATACCGAGACTACCACTTTACTACCCGAGGATGACTTTACCACCAGCCATTCAGTAccataatgaatattaataattagtagGGTGAATGGAAACCAGTTGCATCTTAAAgtgtgtattataaataatatataaagatagAGCAACTTAAGTATACAGTACATATTTAACTTTGGAGAATAAAGTATCTCTGTTAAATCTATAAATTTgtctttttcaaatatattttgatgttattacaTTTGAATTATAGATCAAATACACggactgtattttatttttcaatttataagaataaaaattatgtgattGCAACATCAAAGTATTAAATTACGTTCAGTGTTTATCTAATAAGAGCAAGAATtagtaattgtaacaaaaattccattttaaattaactttaaaattgctTAGGTTTGTCttgctgaaataattattttgtcttaCTCCAAAATAAACCCACTGTGTATTAACAGAAGATAGAAGAATaagtttgttaaattatataGTGACTGTAATATTACCTTCATTTTTAATGTCttagaagtaaaaattttaaacaatcaaatgTGTTTTAATCTTTTAAAGAAGTTTTACCACCATAAATTCGTAAATTTtgatccttttttttaaagtaactgtAAATTGAGCATATCCTGTTATTTAAACCCATGACTTATAAATAAGAGAACCTTTTTTCTGGTTATCGTGCACTATTCTCAACAATTTTTATCGAATTACCAAATGAAATGTTTAGGCACTTAAGATCTACTAAACTCTGACACTCGGGCCTCATATTGTAGTTTGTATTGATGGCTCCAACCTAGGAAACAACTTTGCAACATCGCATGATGCTTATTGGCTAGTTGAAGAATATGTCACAGGCAGGCTCCTCCAATGACTTTGCTGGCGCTTTCTGTAGATTATTATAGCAACCAATGCCACaaatgggaaaataaaaaaaataacattataaaagtgTTGAATAATTAAAACCTACCTACAAAAACAGGTGTGTatgttttaaaggtttattccataaaaaatttaatgacagAAAAAATTAGAAGTAGGTTCATGTCTGAGTATTATATAACTGTAAAGGCCTACTgcataacattatttacatatctatgttaacaatgtattagagttaaattttccaaatgtatgtttatctctGCATTAGAAAgattcgttaaaaatatatttacaattatttttcatttctttaaaaaatttttaatttactatgcaAAATAATGCAGtgggaaattgaaaaataattccgatcCGGGGAGACAAACAACAAATACGGCAGcgagctgtcaatgaaagtagTGCAGCCATGTGTACTGGCCATAGGGTTGtgaggacaaactacggcaaaactaacaCGAGCTGTCTGCAAACCTTGGTCTGGCCAGTGCAGCTGGCCTTTCCAGCGCAAAGAGATAATAGGATTTTGTAATGGTACagaattacaaaagaattgtttGGGAAGTACTAGTATTAAGGGAGTAATTCTAGATCTGAAACAAGTAATATATCCAAGCAATGATAGTCTTATCACTGTCATAGTTCAGATCAAATCTCAAATTGTGATGCTTTATGATGTCAAATTCATTACTCTGATTAGGTGATTATCGAGTAATCTAAAATGGAAAGGAGAAATTAAttcaagaaaacatattttattctgaaattctTCATTTGTACCTCCTCGATATTGAAGGGTTAATGTGTTTACCTAGGATATGGAGTTTTTAAGTGTTCGGAGGCAATGTAGGCAGAACTTGACAGACCTTGCACTCCTTAGTCAATTGATCCTTTATAGGTGAAAAATTAATCCTGAAGCGTGTTCTCGGGTGATTTGGATTTCTTCACTGACAGCTTCTCCCCCAAATACAGTCTCACACGACCTTGTTCctattgtttctttaaatttccctaaacCTCCATGCAAACTAATGGCAACAAAAAACTGATAGAGGAATGAGGATACTGAACATCGCTATCCGCTCAGGTATATTGGTGATGTAGGCGGGGACTTCTGATGGATGCTTGTGTTATCGGAAGAGGAAATATCTCAGCTACTTCTGGGAGCAGAGCTGCTTGCAACAACTGAGTTGTGTGTAACACTGCCCTACTTTTCTTCTTTCATCATCAAATGTAACTATTACAATATCCATATTTGTTACTCTACCACCATTCATGGGCACTAATACTCAAAATCAGTTGATGCTGATGTTCCACCTGGGGAATATCTATGTGTTCTCAGGTAGGAATTCAACATTAATTGATTTTCGTCCTGTCTTCCGGAAATCCAAAGAAAGCCACAAATGAAAGGAAGAGATTTATTGCAAAAGAACAACTTGATTGTAGATTTTTGCATGAAAACAAGCGTTCACTGTGATGACTTGTTGCTTATTCTAATGCTTTCAAAGCTTTTGGATGCCAAAAAGCTTTGGGTTTGGTTTACACAGACTAGCACAAGTTTTCTTATCTAATCCTTGTTTCAGGTTGACTTACAACGAGAGTATGGGTTATCTAATCTTTTTTAAGTTAAGGGGACTGACTTTTAACGCCTATCTAACTCAATGTTAACTATATGCCAATTTATCTTAGGAACTATATGACATATAGCCATAATTTTTTTCTCCTTGTAGATTATGTCTCATTTTAGTATGCTACAgaagtttttttcaatataacatacctaagtatttttaattttttttataaaaaacatttttacaacaaattttagggttttttttgaagggtataatgtaacattttatgaaaacctCCTGGTatagatgaaataattagtctgggcgcGCGGCCCGTCGGTGGTAGGCTATGGCGCGGGGGGAAGAGGGGTGTGTGAATCGGTCATTCCTGAAAACATCACGGCCGCGCCACGGTGGCGGACTTCAAGGTCGGGCCAGCCGGAAGGGCTTGGCTGACTTGTGACTCATCTTTCTCTCCAGCAAACCTTCcctccaaacaatataataccagtgtgacatctgttgtcatagagtgagcatcgctaaacttcagtattaacagtgagttgttctaagctgtgtgtattttactgtgtgcagttaactgtgaataattattacgttcagtgtttttgtattgtgttattttgttttagtaagaagcttacttcataagcaatatgtgtgaccgcgtgaaatcaaaactgaagggtagagttttgcacagtcaaagtcgtgaaattgtcagtaatgtatataccttcatgaaaaaggaggctgatgaaaaaactttaagtattCCCTTGGCAAAGGCCCGTGTCCGAACAGCAGTAGCATTACAGGCGTCTCAGAACgtgaaatctcaagaattaaaaaagAGCTTAAAAAATTTAACCGTTAATAATGACAATGGTGAAAGTAGCTTTCTCaccccaaacaaattgaaaaggaatCGTAAAAAGCCTATTACAGGATTGGATGACTTTGACAAAGCTCTGATAAGGCGAGTTGTGTACGAGTTCCATCTTCTAAAAAACAAGCTACCAACTGTATCTTTGTTGCATGAAGAATTGAAACAGCGGATCGACTTTAAAGGatcaaaatcaagcctcaacaacattcttaaagaacTTGGTTTTCGGTGGAGAAGGACACAAAATAACCGCAAGCTTTTGATCGAGActaatgaaataagagaaaaaagaatTTCGTATTTAAGAGCACTCAAACGTTACAGAGATGAAGGACGTCCAATTATATACTTAGACGAGTCTTATATACTGACAAGTCATGTGTCAAGTTCATCGTGGTCTGACGAATCAACTAAAGGAATGCGTGTTCCCATTTCGAAAGGGGAACGGTTGATCATGATACACGCCGGAAGTGAAGCTGGTTTTGTTCCCAATGCATTGACAATGTGGAAGGCATCGAGTCATTCGGGTGATTACCACGATAACGTGAATACGGAATCAATGATGAAATGGATGAGAGAAAAACTTCTGCCTAACATACCACCAAGATcagttattgttgttgataaCGCCCCCTATCACAATGTACAAAAAAGACAAAgcacctacttcaaaaagtagaaaCAATTGATGAAAGATTGGCTTTCTAAACATCAAATACCTTTTTCGGATGATTTGCTAGTCCCGGAGCTGTACAGGATTATTCTCCTAAATAAACCGCGATTTGTTAGGTATGAGCTTGATGAACTAGTGACCAGCAGTGGAGGACATGTTGTGCTTCGGCTCCCACCATACCACCCGGACTTAAACCCTATTGAACTCATTTGGGCTGAAGTGAAAAAACTACGTAGCCAGTAGAAATATTCAGTGcagtttttcaagtattaagtctttagcggaagaaaagttttcactTATAGGTGCAGAGGAATGGGCCAGAAAGTGCGAACacgtaaaaaaaattgaaaaatgattatGCTTCAGCTGAGCCCCAAATCGGACAATCTCGTGGAATCAATGATAATTTTCACTCGGCATGCAGTGACAGTGAAAGCAGTGAAAACGCGCCAGATGACTTGAGCGGCATTGAAGACTTGGGTGATTTGAGCGGCATTGAAGATTTGGATTGAAGCGTATGTattaactttgtacatattttattattatttattaacatgttttaaattacttctgtcattacaaaactgtggagaatgttgaatacaacactgttctgttctattctattatgtaaggatctagcttttatatttaagccatttaaagacagtttaagatttaaaatgttaaaactaaactttttatccttattttatcctagaaaatatattaggtgAGGTTTATATGTAAGCCAAAATGTCATTGCTTTCACGCTAAAAGAACTGAAGACCGTACTGAGACTGGGAGAAGCTCGCGCGCcgagtgttttataaatattaagataacgctTAATTTCCCCCGGAATGAGGGGGtcgtagaaaaaagttttttagacaaaaaatgcagtttaatcgattttctaaaacttttccacgggaagtttgatactgacagaataataaaaaacttcctcgcagagcgaaaatttcatgtcataaaattaaccaaactaaaactgtacttggtttttactaatttagaacattattattttagaattgacatttttttatacgtattggttggaaagacaagaatgtgttctttaatttgatataaattttattacgataaagtaatGGCAAAATGCTCATTTCATGTGTTAAATGGAATGAGTTTTGTGAAACGTTGCGCGTGACAGCGAAATAGAACCTCGAGCGAGCCGAACCTTAGTTGAACGGATAGTAGTGCCAGAGCCGCGAGCCCAGatctaattatttcatctgtacatACTAGGTAATAGGGTCATACTAACaccataaaaatttcaagtttatatctCAATAACTGCCTGAGAAAAAAggcataaactaaaaaaaagctAAGTTTTGGGAAACTCGATAAACTGGTAGGCCTACCCCTACCTGTTAGACGTTCTTGCTGACTGACTTCAATAATGTTCTGCTCTGTATGAAGGGTTGTCAGGATCCTCTCCTTCTTTCAAATTAATCTTCTAATCTCTTCCTTTTTAGTGCTCTGGAGTATCTTAGTTTCTTCTGTAGGTCTTGCGCTTTTTTTTTTGCCTCTCTTAGTCGCGACGCTTCAAGTAATTTCATAGCCTTCACAAGATTTGTACCCGGCCAGAATCCCaacttttcaattatttctaCTTTGCTCTTGAAATCCCATTATTGAAAGCACATACAGCAGAGTATACTCCATACTTGAGAGTTGGCAACGTCACAAATACTCGCTTCGGAAATTATGGACCATACTGTGTTGTTGAATGACTCGTTGGGGTTTTGAGTCTTCCCCttacaacatttttcaagaaAGTTTTGAGTCAGAAAGAtctttaaaaatactctttatttcCTCCATCACAACTGTAGGTAGGTGGAAATGCTTACTATGATCATAGGgttctttatattatgtatatgaaaaGACAGATGGCTGAAACTGTTGCAGGCAGCGTCCTAAAAACTGTGCAAGCGttcagcatttattttttttgtagttaTACCTAATTGTACACAAAaagagttatatatttgtaaaggggagaaactaaacaataacttacaataataaaaaagaattcaaaaattttttatacaaattttggttGAAAGTCCCCTTTTAAGAGCATTCCTAATGTTTG
Proteins encoded in this window:
- the LOC124374066 gene encoding LOW QUALITY PROTEIN: 40S ribosomal protein S29-like (The sequence of the model RefSeq protein was modified relative to this genomic sequence to represent the inferred CDS: deleted 1 base in 1 codon); its protein translation is MGHSNIWYSHPRKYGQGSRSCRACANGHGLIRKYGLNLCRQCFREYASEIGFKKLD